A region of the Salvia splendens isolate huo1 chromosome 11, SspV2, whole genome shotgun sequence genome:
TAGATTGGTGTTGGTTTAAGTTATTATCAACTAAGACTCTTAAGAAAAATTATCATTTCTAAAGACATTGAGTTATCCATAACACCCATTCACAATAAAGATTTAACATTGAATGTGCTAAGCAATCatattcaacaaattaaatagGAGCACAAGCCACCTAAGCCAAAGAAAAAATGCTCGTTGAAAAAAGTAATGATATTGAATTATGATTgataaatataattttcattATCTTTTCGTAATAATAATACATTGTCCACGATGGGGAAGTATTTTGTGCGTAGTAGTTTGATGTTTAATTGTATACAAGTAAAaagtataaatttttattaacatTTAATCATATAAAAATGTGGATGCCATAATTTGCCTCAATTCACTTTGTCAAGCATATTTCATATTATTAACAATATTGCACAACATGAATAGGGCCGAAATTCTAGCCTCCAATAAGACAGGTACGATGcctcaaataaaaatattaatacaagaaaacaaaatttaaataatactacgtACCAACTGAGATATATTTTAGCTTATTTACAgatgataaataaaaaatttaattaaaacactAGCTGTCGAAGTCGAACTAGTCCTCCACTCTAAAAACATTTATAATCGGAAgaggtttttttaataaaaggaTGAAAGAATATTATTTGGGTTGTAAAAAAAGGGAAGTTTCTTTTAAGTGACTTATTTTGCGTTATTTACTTGAGAGGAGTTACATTTTTCTTCATAGAGCTCTTTCATCCTTGGTATTGAAAAAGAAAGTACAAATTAAGAATAATTCAGGATTTAAAAGAATAGTTTCAGAGAAGTAATTGATGAAattaaaatcaaagaaatagaagTTGCATCTACTAATCAATTACCAAAAGAAATTTTGATTTGTTGGAAGGAGGTTTAATTAACCCCCTAGCTAATTAAGATTTAGGCATAATCTCAGTGAGTAATCAATCATAAGCATGAATGATCTTTACTTGAAACCTACGCAAAGTCTACCAGCATTAATTTGGACAAGTCGAAAATAGTATAGTAGGAGTAGTTTAATTgtattataaattttgatattcTCAATATTTTTTCGGTATAAGAATTGCGGTATACAATATTTCGATGTATTCTCGATCTCTACTCGTGTCTCATAGTATAACttaaattatactattaatttcATTTGATTCAATCAAATTGATTGAaccaaaaattaatataaaataatttcatacGCTATAATTGTGAAAACAAtgtcaaataaaaataaatcataacTAATTAATTTATGTGAAATTTCTACTGGTACACtcttttctcaatttttgttttactttttttttgtgcGTGGAGTTTGCATTGTATTTATCTATATATAGCATGTGCAAATGATGATTATTTATACAAAGGGAAAAGTTCAACAAAATTGCCTCAAAATATGAAGTGCAAAGTTCAACAAAATCGCCACAAAATATGGAGCTATTATAGACGACAGCTTCCTAACTTTTAATTATCAGAATTCCAGAAAATCCATCTTTggaaaatattcatattttatgatATCCCTCATCTCCCACAGCAGTAGGATAGAGTTATTATCACAATCGCCACAAATTTTCATGTTTTCTCTGCTTTAATTTAGAAGTAATTTCGTAGTTATGAGTATAATTAATTAGCTAATTGGTCACTTCATCTTACTTAGGCTGATCGGTCACTCATACTATGAAATAAGAAATTCGTGATTCTTTTTTTTCAGTTCAACAATTATATAGTATTAAAGTTTACAAATCATACAATATGTGAAAATTCTTACAAGctactaattaaaaaaattaggtttatattaaataaatttacagaaagtgtatatatatatatatagacgaTTGAAAGAGATTTGAAATTCTTAAAAACTTTCATAAAACAAAAACCAGCAAAATATTGAATTAAGTGTTTTCATAATGATTTTTCTAATAGACTGAAAGTCTGAAACCGTATTGCCGTATTGAATACTATGTGATTAaaattaattgcatttaattattactactaattATCATTTGTTGACTTGCTGACTTGTCATAATGAAATCAGTTAAAATTTACGCTCATATTCATTACTCCCTCCGTGTGAATATCCATAATTTTGGCACatatcaaataaatatatttaatgtttttttggAACGTAGAATTTATGTACGCAATTATTCTGTTTTCGCAAATACTACATCATACTAATGATttcacaaaaattaaataaatttcaagataaatgataaatcaaataacaaagtataatactactataatttggAATATCCTAATAAGTAGTAATATTATAACCATTTCtgacaaaaaaaatgttttaagtGCATATAGACATTAACAAAATCATACCCACAtgtatacaaaaaatacaagtTAAATATacaattttcaaataaattaaacaatcatCGATATAatcataaaaagaaaaaaattaattgcatTATGTAGGTAGAATGTCACGTTTAGTAGGATTATACCATTCGTAGATTATAGACCTCGTGAATTCGGACTTGGTATTgaaattgcattttttttaaatatgtcaAAACTTCAAAGTTCTTTTGAATTCATtgtaacaaaacaaaaatagaatCAGTTATACATCATATCATGAATTTCCCCTAAAAGAGTTCCATAAAAAATAAGCTTTCATGGATATCAAAATTGTTAATTCTAATTGCAGCAAGAACAACAATAATAAACAAATCCAGTAATAATTACTAGCTACAAACCaaggaaaacaaaacaaatcatgTAGTACTCATATTGAAGCGTGATGAATTAATGATAACAATGAcatgattatttatttatttatttattttggaaaaaagTGCCTGAAAAAAAGCTCTAGATATAAACTTTTTTCCTAATACAAACAGTCATCACGAAAATGCGATTACGATGTCTGTTAAatgatatttaaataaaaatctaTCAAATATTTGGAAGACATGTTTCTTAATTAAgtcaaaaaagaagaaaaataagaataaggGTTTCTGAATTTCTTAAGCTAAATACCTAAATCATAGGCACTAAAACTAGCAACATTATAAATATTCTTATGTTAATTCGTTTTCACCCCTTAAATAGGAATATGAAtattattgaaatttgaaattaggTGGGGCCTAAATCCTAATGGATACCTAAATTCAATATTACTGTTCTTCAAAAGCCAATATAATAGGCTTTAATTTAAAGTATTAGTAACACAGATTTGGATATGAATCAATCTTCCAAGGAATCGATTTTCTTAATCCCTCAGATATTTGAGTAATTCGACCTTAATAAACAATAGATGTCCAGTTGGAAAATattcttaaaatatgtgtttattagtactacttaaacattttatttaatttgtttgaatCGATCAATTATACAGTCAAATCCAAATACAAAATGTAAATTAAAAAGTATCAAGCTCAACCAACTCCACTaatttcaactttattttaacCAGTTAGACCCTGATTAATGAAATATGCTTTTATTTGAATGAGGCAATGTGCCATAAACagctaacaaataaaaaataatatactaataaacAAGAGTACAAATGAGTCAAATAAACTCACTTCTTCTTCATACAATGCGAATATGTTGagagaaattattaaatttttacaaTAGCTCTTGTACCAAACATTACCTAAGGCAAACGTGAAGccaaattgattttatttttgtccAATGTTTAAAAGTCAAATAATGATATAAAGACAATTGATTTTTGGatttaataattaaagtggaAGAATCATGTGGAGCGGGGTGTAGGTTTCATAAAAGTGGAGACGCAGGCGCTCCACAGGCAGATTTTATGAGCCGGACGACATGTATAAAGATTAAAGTGACCGTGGTCCAATTTGTCCAAACAATTACAGCTCACCTTTTATCCCACTCGGGGCATTTTCGTCATTCCATTCCTTTACAAATTAAATACTCTTAATCAAACCCTTAAATATAGATCTAagaacaaattttaataaatgtaattaatGTATTATAAATGAAGAAATAATGGCCGTGtggaaaaatagaataaatgaaTTAATAGAAGTACTCTATATATTTTGGGATGATGTCTCTATATAGAAACTAACTAATGGAgtataaatgtataaaataacatagttaagtagtagtagtagcagCAGtactaatactagtatttttttagtggtgttggagatttatatatataaaaaattgtgCACGAGATCGTTATTTTTGATGCGATagcatataaaataaataaatcacataTGATAAATTCATATTTATGAAAATGTAAATGAGTAACGAGTCATCTTCCCAAGTAATTCACCGACTTCGTTTTATTTTAGCAAAATGTAAATTCTTATCGCCTAGTTACTTCTAGTATTCCtcgttttatttttcaatttaattaaatatctaAATTAAGCAAATCAATTGCTTATGAAGAAATAGCCATTAAAGGTCTAACTAAAAGTATCTTTCCGAAaagtttaaattgaatttttattttttctttaaatatgTTATATACTACCGCTACAATTCTCAACAGTAGTAACAAATAATTTATCACATATATTTACCATTGCATGCATCAATTGTTCATTgaggtaaaaaaaaaagagagagagagagagtggaatAGAGCGTGGAAACATAGTTGGCCTTTTTTAAGCGACAAGAATTACTAGAAACAATTTAACGCTCCCCCTGCTCCCACCACTACTCCGCCACCACCATCGCCACCGCTACAATCGTCTCCTCTGCTCTGGAAAACGCGTACGGCACACGTCACACCGCTCGCATTCCCCAACCTCGGATCCCAATCCGATCGCAGATTCGCTGCGTTTTCACTGCTGGTGAGTGTACCACTTTGGCAGCGCAGAGGCACGTGTTTGATTTTGCGTTTGCGTGTGAGTTTGATTGACCTTCCATTGCATTTGATTTCTTCTGTTGTGAATTGGCGCCATCCGATACTTTTTACTTGCGCTTTGTATTCTGCGCTCGGTGGAGCAATTGCTTTGCTTGTTCTTTTGCGGaacctctttctctctcctcagCCTCATAGCATTTCGCTTTTTTCCGCTCTGCTTTCATTCtgtgtgtttgtttttagaGGTATCTATCgccatttttactttttttttctatttcttcgtGCTGTTACTCGGAGCGTCCTTCTTTTTCAGATGTCGCTGTGATTCATccttttatttctcttttttaatttgattttatgcgTTCCTAACTTTGTTCGAGATTAGTTAGTAGGACTAGAGTAGATGAGTTCAAGTAAGAGTTCtcattgttttgttttttcCTTAATTGCTAATCTATGGAGGATTTCTCATGTACAGTGAGTTTGATTTGGATACTCTTTCGTTTCCGATGCAGCAGATTGAATAGTCTGCGTATTCGTTGATTTCACCTATCTGTGTATGTGCGAGTGAGTGTGAGAGAGAGTTTTCTCGGGGAAGATAAATTTAATACCGTCGGTATTTTTTATTCAGGAAATCGATATTTAAAGCATTACATGTAGCGATTTATGAATGAATGAAATACCAGCTTAGGAAAGATTTCATCGAGATTACGGGttaactttttcttttcttttttgcgTTTTTAATTTCAAGATGATGGATGTCATATTCATGGTGCATTTTGATTGTTTTTTGGTGGCCTATCAATTTCCTTGTCCTTGTTGgcctatttttaattttattcatgGCAGTTGCATgccttcaaattttttttatcatatctGTAATGCAGAATCTGCACTGAAGATTTGATTGGAATATCTTGTGGTTGTATATCTGAAATCCAACTATGCCAAGATATCTGGCATGTTATGACTTTCAgattttgtgttttctgtttgtTGGTCAATATATTTTCCTAAAGTTACAATAAAATTGCTGAAGATTTTTCATGGTAACTTTAATTGATTCTGATGATAATATATATGCAGATTTCGACACTGTTAATCTGTGAACATATTTTGGCTAACGGACTATGCTTTAGCTTTTTTAAACCCTTTGCGTTCCAACTTTCTGGTACAAAACTTTGTTACTTTGATTTGCACTTCCTCACCTAATCAGAACTTATCTTAAATGCAATCATCAATACATTTCAGTATATATTTGATGCTGAATATTCAGGTTTTAGTTCATATGGGAATTTGATTGGTAGAGTAACTTTATGTGTACTATTTCATTGATAGTTCATATCTTAGATTTCCTTATTGTTCTGTTTCGCTTCTTATTAGTCAATTGCTAAATAGAACGGCTGGGACATTGTTCTGAAACCTTATTAGTCATTTGAAAAACTTGTGTAAGCAAAGTGATAGCTAATGGACTCATACAACCTAACTCTATGATCCTATGATAGTGAAACTCATTGTTGGGTAAGTTCTGACATGCAGTATTCCCCGTAGTAAAGAATAGTATAATGgagtgaaaaatattttttggtaAAGAAAATGAGCAGCAAAACAAGACAGGAATAGggcatttattattattattattattattgttggtTAGTccagaactcaaaagaaaaggGGAAAAGGGTTGGTTGAAACAAATCAATGTTGATACAAAGCTAGGACCATATTTGTCATTGTAGTCAACTGTTTGTTTGGCAGTTGCAGAAAATATTCTAATATTACTGGTACTTTATGCCGAGTAATGCTTCTGGTGCATTGTGCATTTTACCATTGTTTACTTTTGCTGATCCTTAAGCTTATACTATTACCTTTCATAATTCGTTTGCCTCTAACAGCCTGCAATGGATAAAAGGAGTTGGCCCTGGAAGAAAAAATCATCTGATAAGCTAGCAGCTGAGAAAGCAAATGTTACAGGATCAGACTCTTTTGCCACTGATTCAGATGTAAGCTCAACACAATTAGACAAGGTTTATTCATCTTATTGTGATAATTATCTTTAAATATATAGACCCTTGTGCTTCCCTTTTCTCATGTCATATTTTTCTACATCATATCAACCAGTTGTGGCAACAATAGTGATTGCTCAAGTGACCTGTTGTATATTTCTGTTGCAAACTATTGAGCGATTTCATGTATTCCCTTGACTTTTCCTCTTCTATTTCTATGCCCCAATTCCTCTGTTTCCATTGTAACTTTTACTCTTAAATAGGAACCATTTCTATTTTATGCTTATTTTGGTGTTCCTGATAAAGGCATGTGATACCAGTGTTAGATTTTTCTCTTCTACTGCTCTACAGTTCTGGAAACTGATTCAAGAGTTCCAATGAGATTATTTGTaatcattaaatttattttcaatatataATCTCCTTCCATCCATCAGCTTAATCGAGCCTAAATTGGCCATACCTTGTTCTACAatattgtatttttttcattGTCCTTTTTCTGTTGCAGGGAAAGCTGGATAATAACAATAAACAGCCCAAGTATGTTCAAATGTCAATCGAATCGTATACGCATCTCACTGGACTTGAGAATCGTGTGAAGTCCTATGAAGATCAAGTGCATAACTTAGAGGATGAAGTAAAAGAACTCAATGAAAAGCTATCTGAAGCGCATTTAGAAATGATTAATAAAGAAAACCTGGTGAAACAGCATGCTAAAGTTGCTGAAGAAGCTGTCTCAGGTTTGAACTTATTTTTATGTACAGtacataaaatatttgtttccGATGATAAGTATTTGGActttattaacaaaaaaaatcctCACAGGATGGGAAAAAGCTGATGCAGAAGCTGCGGCATTGAAAAATAATGTGGAGTCTGTCACACTACTAAAGCTTACTGCTGAAGATCGGGCATCCCATTTGGATTCTGCTCTCAAGGAACACATGAGGCAGATACGAAATTTGAAGGAAGACCATGAGTTAAAGTTACAGGAAGTTATTCTTAGCAAGAATAAAATCTTTGACAAGATGAAGCATGAGCTTGAAAATAGAATCGCAAAGTTTGAACAGCAATTACTGAGGTCTGCTGCTGACAATGCTGCACTATCAAGAACTTTGCAGGAACGCTCCAACATGCTGTTCCAGATCAGTGAGGATAAATCACAAGCTCAAGCTGAGATAGAACGTTTGAGGAGCAACATCAAGTCCTGTGAAAAAGAAGTGAACTCATTAAAATATGAGGTTCACATTGCTAAGAAAGAAGTGGAAATCCGCAATGAGGAAAAGAACATGAGTATGCGGTCAGCAGACGTGGCAAATAAGCAGCATCTTGAGGGAGTAAAGAAAATTGCCAAGCTTGAAGCTGAGTGTCAAAGGTTACGGGGGCTTGTTCGCAAGAAACTGCCTGGTCCAGCTGCACTGGCACAAATGAAACTTGAAGTTGAAAATATGGGTCGCGACTATGGAGAATCCCTTGTACGAAGGTCCACAGCTAGGTCTCCAACGGCAAACTTGTCACAGCTGCCTGACTTTACACTTGACAATTTGCTGAAGTGCCAGAAAGAAAACGAGCTACTGGCAGAACGTCTACTGTCAATGGATGAAGAAACAAAGATGTTGAAAGAAGCATTAACAAAGCGTAATGGTGAATTGCAAAGTTGTAGAAGTATATATGCACAGACAGCTAGCAAGCTTCAAAGTTTAGAATCACATTTAGAAGTTAATGGTGAAAGGAGAAGTCCTGTAACTCATGGTTCAGTACCTGTTGAAGGATTCTCCAGTCACAAGGCTAGCAATCCACCAAGTTTCgcctcagtttccgaatacggAAATGATGATAATGTAAGTTATGCTGGTTCGTGTGCTACATTATCTATGTCTGATCTCTCCAGCATCCAGAAGGACCAGAACACTGACACCCCTCGGAAATCTGAAAACACCAAAAGCCTCGACCTCATGGATGACTTTCTGGAGATGGAGAAATTAGCATACCAATCCCATGGATCACATGAAATGGTTTCAAGTCGAGATGTTTCTTGTAATACAGGCAGTACATGTCCCGAACAAGCAAAACTTGTAAGTTCACTTGAAGTCCACGCAAGCAGAGACTCTCCATCTAAAGACGGACTTGCATCTGAGTATCAAGTAGATTCAGCTGTTGCAGAGCCTCAACTGCAAGCTGATCAACCTTTCTTTGTGAAGCTCAAAGCCGAATTATCCAGAGTAATTGAGTCAATGTCTGATGGGAGTGATATGGAAAAGGTTATAGTTGATGTTAGACACATTATGCAGGATATGTTTGATACTTCAAAGCACCAGTTACAGAATGCTGTTGAAGCAGTTCCTGATTTTGGTAAAGAAAGTACTGCTGATGGTGCCCAGATAACATCCACAAATGGTACAACATTGTCTGGGAATGTTAACAGTATTGACAATGTGCAATTCAATCAAGAACTCAAAATAGCCATCTCGGACATTCACAGTTTTATTATGATTCTTGGTAAAGAGGCCAAGGTTGTCCCAGGTGTATCCCCTGATGGAGAGGGGCTATCTGAAAGTCTCAACAAGTTTTCCGCCAGATACACTGAATCTGTGGAGAGAGGGATTAATCtttttgattttgttcttgACATATCTTATGTGTTGAGAGAATCAAGCAAGTTGCACTTCAATGTACTGGGGATTAAGAGTTCTGAAGTTGAAACCAGTAGTTCTGATTGTATAGACAAGATTGCACTACCAGAGAATAAGGGTGTGGTGGACTTATCAGGGGAGATGTATCGGAATGGTTGCTCCCACTTTTCTGATTCTGTCTCTGACCCTGATACTCCAAGTGCGGGAAATCTTGTTCCAACCTCTGAATCAGCCACACCACGGAAATGCTCACCGAAGGAGTTTGACGAattgaaaatggataaggataATTTGGCAGTGGAACTTGCTAGATGCATGGAAAAGTATGAAAGCACGAAGATTCAATTGCTGGAAACAGAACAGCTGCTTGCTGATGCCAAGTCGCAATTAACTTCAGTACAAAAAGGCAACAGCTTGGCAGAGACACAACTCAAATGCATGACAGAATCCTACAAATCACTCGAAACAAGGGCAGAGGGATTACAAACCGAAGTTAAACTTCTTGAAGGGAAAATAGGAAATTTGGACCTCGAGCTGCAAGAGGAAAGAAGAAGTCATCAAAATGCACTGAACAGATGCAATGATCTCTTAGACCAGCTCCAAAGGTACAGATGAATTTCTTTCACTATGCGTGCTTCCATATTTCTTTGATTTCTGAGATATTTATAATAGATATCTCTAGTCTTGTTTTATGGAGGTGCATATTGCAGTTTTAGAATATGGCATTTCATTAAACTAAATGGGGCATGCGGAAACATATCTGAAGCTGTTCAAATATTTAGTTCAAGATGCTAAGTTCAGTACTAATGTGGTTTCAAACTTATAAAATGCTCTGTAATATCTACACAATATGACTTTTGACACATAATTGTTCTATTTGCCACTTGTTTATGCAAACAAATCTACTTAATTGTTGGCATATCGCATATGTTCTTGCTTTATCTTTTAAGCTTTGTTATTCTAAGAATCACTGAAATATTATTGTTCATTGTTCTTGCTTAGATTACAGATACTTTGATGCAACAATGTAGTATGTAGTTTCTAACCCATCACTAGGATTGTCTTATTATTTGTCAGGATTGAAACTCATGCAGTAGCTGGTAATGATGAAAAGTCTAGCCAGGTAAGCCCTACAAAAGTATTTCGTGCTTTACAAGTAGCATTAATAGCTTGCCTGAGGCATGTTGCATTCATGCTTAAATATATGCTTCTCTTTGGTGTTTCTGGATACACAATATATGCTTAAATTATAGAACGCTGCGCAGACAGAAATCAAATAATTTGTTCTGTAGACGCATTAAGTCTCTAGTTTTAACCAAATTTTAATGTCTGAACTTGTAGTTTGCCAAGTTTGCTACTGTACTAGATCAAGATAGTTTTAAACagtataaatattaattttcttgTCAGGAAAAAGACTTGGCTGCAGCATCTGAAAAGCTGGCGGAGTGTCAAGAAACCATATATCTTCTTGGTAAGCAGTTGAAAGGTTTGCATCCTCAGTCAGATTCTCTCAGGATCGAGGAAGAACCAATAACAAATGACATGGTGTTCCCAGGCCATAATGCATATAACACACACTTGTTCTATCTGAACAGAGCAGGCTCAGAATCCCCCTCGGATATCTTTGAGGCCGAGTTCAGTCCATCTGACTCCGAAGCAAACAACCCACAGAGATCCCCAGCAGGACCAAACCATCAGAAACACCGCCCTACAAAGTCGAGCTCCTCCTCGGCTTCTTCTACACCTACACCGGAGAAACATACTCGTGGCTTCAGCAGATTCTTTTCCTCGAAAGGAAAGAACGGCTACTGATTGCCGGTTTATATTGATATTTAGCTCATGCAATATGAGCTTTTTCTGTAAATAAAGATGATGAACCTTTTTTCCCCTtgttatatatctatatatggTTTTATTTAGAATCTTAGAGTAGTGAATTGATGTTATGCAAATAAGGTTTTCTATCCTTGTAATTCTAGTGGGCCCACTGAGTTACATCAGAAAATCTGATCTATTTAACGGGATCGTATGTTGGGCTCGGCTCGTCTTAAAGGCCCAAGAAGGTCTGCTTCTTCACACCTTCTTGCCGTTAAAAAATAACCGCCACTTTCCCAACTCGTATTGCTGAAACTTGAAAGCTTAAACCCTATTTCGTGTATGCTCAACTTACTGGTACGAATGTTGCTTCAGTTTAcagtttaattttatgcattctTCTTTCAATTAAACTATGAAAGAAATTGGTTATAAATTGTACTTGTGAAATAGAGAACTATGAAAGAAATTGGTTATAAATTTTACTTGTGAAATAGAGTTGTAGTGAAGGGCCAAAAATGAATTTGGAGGAAAGGCATACAATGAATTGAGAGAGAGCAATCACCAATATTGAAATGGCAGTATAGCTGTGTTTCCGGAGAAGTGAGATGGTTATACTTTTGTCTTTTGTAACATATTTTATTCGTTGATTattcattaataataatagtctcaaaaataaaatttgtttaaGCAATAAATTAGACAAAGTCATCTCAGCGGAGCAACTATAAGCATCTAGATCATAACACCCACAATAATAGAGCACTTTTTTCATCTAACATATAATTGTACATAATTCAAATACAAATTTGACTtcattaataattatattaagagtctaatattacataattaaaatttacaattttatgGAAAAAAACAAGATGACATAATTAAAACCATAAGATTATTTGAGTTTTGCAATACCATTACAAATGGTCTTAATCCCACAcaaaaattggtttttgatgtaGTTAGTCATTATATGGACCGAGCATCATTTTTTTGTGGGATTAAACATGTTTTGTCAGAAACGAAGAAACTATAAGAGTACTAGTCAATAAAACTCCCCAAGTCCATAGTTTTTATGAAAAAGGCTTTGGACATTAAACATTCAATTAATAATAATTCGAATGGGCCCCACTCGCATAATTTAACTAATGACGGTCGTTAATACACCGATACAAAATTCAATTGTCTGAAAAAGATATATAAAATtgtgttagtatgccttgaatttgttttctaattgggatatgattatgtttcctaattgAGATATGGTTATGTTTCCGAATTAGGATAGGATCTCATGTGGGCCTATTTATATGTGAGTATagcacataattctgtgatcGTGATCTTAGA
Encoded here:
- the LOC121755530 gene encoding filament-like plant protein 4 isoform X6, with the protein product MDKRSWPWKKKSSDKLAAEKANVTGSDSFATDSDGKLDNNNKQPKYVQMSIESYTHLTGLENRVKSYEDQVHNLEDEVKELNEKLSEAHLEMINKENLVKQHAKVAEEAVSGWEKADAEAAALKNNVESVTLLKLTAEDRASHLDSALKEHMRQIRNLKEDHELKLQEVILSKNKIFDKMKHELENRIAKFEQQLLRSAADNAALSRTLQERSNMLFQISEDKSQAQAEIERLRSNIKSCEKEVNSLKYEVHIAKKEVEIRNEEKNMSMRSADVANKQHLEGVKKIAKLEAECQRLRGLVRKKLPGPAALAQMKLEVENMGRDYGESLVRRSTARSPTANLSQLPDFTLDNLLKCQKENELLAERLLSMDEETKMLKEALTKRNGELQSCRSIYAQTASKLQSLESHLEVNGERRSPVTHGSVPVEGFSSHKASNPPSFASVSEYGNDDNVSYAGSCATLSMSDLSSIQKDQNTDTPRKSENTKSLDLMDDFLEMEKLAYQSHGSHEMVSSRDVSCNTGSTCPEQAKLVSSLEVHASRDSPSKDGLASEYQVDSAVAEPQLQADQPFFVKLKAELSRVIESMSDGSDMEKVIVDVRHIMQDMFDTSKHQLQNAVEAVPDFGKESTADGAQITSTNGTTLSGNVNSIDNVQFNQELKIAISDIHSFIMILGKEAKVVPGVSPDGEGLSESLNKFSARYTESVERGINLFDFVLDISYVLRESSKLHFNVLGIKSSEVETSSSDCIDKIALPENKGVVDLSGEMYRNGCSHFSDSVSDPDTPSAGNLVPTSESATPRKCSPKEFDELKMDKDNLAVELARCMEKYESTKIQLLETEQLLADAKSQLTSVQKGNSLAETQLKCMTESYKSLETRAEGLQTEVKLLEGKIGNLDLELQEERRSHQNALNRCNDLLDQLQRKKTWLQHLKSWRSVKKPYIFLVSS